The Phyllostomus discolor isolate MPI-MPIP mPhyDis1 chromosome 4, mPhyDis1.pri.v3, whole genome shotgun sequence genome window below encodes:
- the NCL gene encoding nucleolin isoform X2, with the protein MSANSGWLKPSHEGTVVVFPEAITGQAQSFASVSSSSWQRNVRAPDPQYQRPPSTSLGSVGLICATHAPHTRPPQAAIMVKLAKAGKNQGDPKKMAPPPKQVEEDSEDEEMSEDEDDESSEEEVIIPQKGKKAATTPGKKVIVSPAKKVAATPAKKAVVTPGKKAAATPALGKKAAATPAKAVATPGKKGGTPGKALVAAPGKKGAATPAKGAKNGKNAKKEDSDEEEDDDSEDDDEEDEDEDEDEFEPEVRKAAAVTAASDDEEDDEDEDEDDEEDEDDEDDEEDDSEEEPMEVVPTKGKKATKAVPVKAKSTAEDEEDDEDEEEDDEDDEEEEEEDDEDEDDEEEEPVKEAPGKRKKEMAKQKAAPEAKKQKVEATEPTTAFNLFIGNLNFSKTASELKTGISDVFAKNDLAVVDVRIGMSRKFGYVDFESAEDLEKALELTGLKVFGNEIKLEKPKGKDSKKDRDARTLLAKNLPYKVTQDELKEVFEDAMEIRLVSKDGKSKGIAYIEFKTEADAEKTLEEKQGTEIDGRSISLYYTGEKGQSQDYRGGKNSTWSGESKTLVLSNLSYSATEETLQEVFEKATSIKVAQNQNGKSKGYAFIEFASFEDAKEALNSCNKREIEGRAIRLELQGPRGSPNARSQPSKTLFVKGLSEETTEETLKESFDGSVRARIVTDRETGSSKGFGFVDFNSEEDAKAAKEAMEDGEIDGNKVTLDWAKPKGEGGFGGRGGGRGGFGGRGGGRGGRGGFGGRGRGGFGGRGGFRGGRGGGGDHKPQGKKTKFE; encoded by the exons ATGAGCGCGAACTCTGGTTGGTTGAAGCCGAGTCACGAGGGCACAGTCGTCGTCTTTCCAGAGGCGATTACTGGGCAGGCTCAGTCTTTCGCCTCAGTCTCGAGCTCTAGCTGGCAGCGCAACGTACGCGCTCCGGATCCTCAGTACCAGCGGCCGCCATCGACGTCGTTAGGTTCCGTTGGGCTCATCTGCGCCACTCACGCGCCACACACTCGGCCGCCACAAGCCGCCATCATGGTGAAGCTCGCAAAG GCTGGTAAAAACCAGGGTGACCCCAAGAAAATGGCTCCTCCTCCGAAGCAGGTAGAAGAAGACAGTGAAGATGAAGAAATGTCagaagatgaagatgatgaaAGCAGTGAAGAAGAG gTTATCATTCCTCAGAAAGGCAAGAAGGCTGCCACAACTCCAGGAAAGAAGGTGATTGTTTCCCCAGCAAAAAAGGTTGCAGCCACGCCAGCCAAGAAAGCAGTTGTCACCCCTGGCAAAAAGGCGGCAGCTACGCCAGCTCTTGGCAAAAAGGCAGCAGCTACGCCAGCCAAAGCAGTGGCCACACCTGGCAAGAAGGGAGGCACACCAGGTAAAGCACTGGTGGCAGCCCCTGGTAAGAAGGGAGCCGCCACGCCAGCCAAGGGAGCCAAGAATGGCAAAAATGCGAAGAAGGAAGATAGTGATGAGGAAGAAGATGATGACagtgaagatgatgatgaagaggatgaggatgaagatgaggatgaaTTTGAGCCAGAAGTGAGGAAAGCTGCTGCTGTCACTGCTGCCTCTGATGATGAGGAAGATGATGAAGATGAGGATGAAGACGACGAAGAAGATgaggatgatgaggatgatgaagAAGATG ACTCTGAAGAAGAACCTATGGAGGTTGTGCCAACCAAAGGCAAGAAAGCCACAAAAGCTGTTCCTGTGAAGGCCAAGAGCACAGCTGAGGATGAAGAAGATGatgaagatgaagaggaggacgatgaagatgatgaagaggaggaggaggaggacgatgAAGATGAGGACGATGAAGAGGAAG AGCCTGTTAAAGAAGCACCTGGAAAACGAAAGAAGGAGATGGCCAAACAGAAAGCTGCTCCTGAAGCCAAGAAGCAGAAAGTGGAAG CCACAGAACCAACTACAGCTTTCAATCTCTTTATTGGAAACTTGAACTTCAGCAAAACTGCTTCTGAATTAAAAACGGGTATCAGTGACGTTTTTGCTAAAAATGATCTTGCTGTTGTGGATGTCAGAATTGGTATGTCTCG GAAGTTTGGCTATGTGGATTTTGAATCTGCTGAAGACCTAGAAAAAGCCTTGGAACTCACTGGTTTAAAAGTCTTTGGTaatgaaattaaactagaaaaaCCAAAGGGAAAAGACAGTAAAAAAG ATCGAGATGCGAGAACACTTTTGGCTAAAAATCTGCCTTATAAAGTTACTCAGGACGAATTAAAAGAAGTGTTTGAAGATGCCATGGAGATCAGATTAGTCAGCAAGGATGGAAAGAGTAAAGG GATTGCTTATATTGAATTTAAGACAGAAGCTGATGCAGAGAAAACCTTGGAAGAAAAGCAGGGAACAGAAATAGATGGGCGATCCATTTCCCTGTACTACACCGGAGAGAAAGGTCAAAGTCAAGACTATAGAGGTGGAAAGAATAGCACTTGGAGTG GTGAATCAAAAACTCTGGTTTTGAGCAACCTCTCCTACAGTGCAACAGAAGAAACTCTTCAGGAAGTGTTTGAGAAGGCAACCTCTATCAAAGTGGCCCAGAACCAAAATGGCAAATCTAAAGG GTATGCATTTATAGAATTTGCTTCATTTGAAGATGCTAAAGAGGCTTTAAATTCCTGTAATAAGAGAGAAATTGAGGGCAGAGCAATCAGGCTGGAGTTGCAAGGACCCAGGGGATCACCTAATGCAAGAAGCC AGCCGTCCAAAACTCTGTTCGTCAAAGGCTTGTCTGAGGAGACTACAGAAGAGACATTAAAGGAGTCGTTCGATGGCTCCGTCCGGGCCAGGATAGTCACGGACCGGGAGACGGGATCTTCCAAAGG GTTTGGTTTTGTAGACTTCAACAGTGAGGAAGATGCCAAAGCAGCCAAGGAGGCCATGGAAGATGGTGAAATTGATGGAAACAAAGTCACGTTGGACTGGGCTAAGCCTAAGGGTGAAGGTGGCTTTGGGGGTCGCGGCGGAGGCAGAGGTGGCTTTGGAGGCCGAGGTGGTGGCAGAGGAGGCCGAGGAGGATTCGGTGGCCGAGGCCGGGGAGGTTTCGGAG GCAGAGGCGGCTTtcggggaggcagaggaggcggCGGCGACCACAAGCCACAAGGAAAGAAGACGAAGTTTGAATAG
- the NCL gene encoding nucleolin isoform X1, whose translation MVKLAKAGKNQGDPKKMAPPPKQVEEDSEDEEMSEDEDDESSEEEVIIPQKGKKAATTPGKKVIVSPAKKVAATPAKKAVVTPGKKAAATPALGKKAAATPAKAVATPGKKGGTPGKALVAAPGKKGAATPAKGAKNGKNAKKEDSDEEEDDDSEDDDEEDEDEDEDEFEPEVRKAAAVTAASDDEEDDEDEDEDDEEDEDDEDDEEDDSEEEPMEVVPTKGKKATKAVPVKAKSTAEDEEDDEDEEEDDEDDEEEEEEDDEDEDDEEEGEPVKEAPGKRKKEMAKQKAAPEAKKQKVEATEPTTAFNLFIGNLNFSKTASELKTGISDVFAKNDLAVVDVRIGMSRKFGYVDFESAEDLEKALELTGLKVFGNEIKLEKPKGKDSKKDRDARTLLAKNLPYKVTQDELKEVFEDAMEIRLVSKDGKSKGIAYIEFKTEADAEKTLEEKQGTEIDGRSISLYYTGEKGQSQDYRGGKNSTWSGESKTLVLSNLSYSATEETLQEVFEKATSIKVAQNQNGKSKGYAFIEFASFEDAKEALNSCNKREIEGRAIRLELQGPRGSPNARSQPSKTLFVKGLSEETTEETLKESFDGSVRARIVTDRETGSSKGFGFVDFNSEEDAKAAKEAMEDGEIDGNKVTLDWAKPKGEGGFGGRGGGRGGFGGRGGGRGGRGGFGGRGRGGFGGRGGFRGGRGGGGDHKPQGKKTKFE comes from the exons ATGGTGAAGCTCGCAAAG GCTGGTAAAAACCAGGGTGACCCCAAGAAAATGGCTCCTCCTCCGAAGCAGGTAGAAGAAGACAGTGAAGATGAAGAAATGTCagaagatgaagatgatgaaAGCAGTGAAGAAGAG gTTATCATTCCTCAGAAAGGCAAGAAGGCTGCCACAACTCCAGGAAAGAAGGTGATTGTTTCCCCAGCAAAAAAGGTTGCAGCCACGCCAGCCAAGAAAGCAGTTGTCACCCCTGGCAAAAAGGCGGCAGCTACGCCAGCTCTTGGCAAAAAGGCAGCAGCTACGCCAGCCAAAGCAGTGGCCACACCTGGCAAGAAGGGAGGCACACCAGGTAAAGCACTGGTGGCAGCCCCTGGTAAGAAGGGAGCCGCCACGCCAGCCAAGGGAGCCAAGAATGGCAAAAATGCGAAGAAGGAAGATAGTGATGAGGAAGAAGATGATGACagtgaagatgatgatgaagaggatgaggatgaagatgaggatgaaTTTGAGCCAGAAGTGAGGAAAGCTGCTGCTGTCACTGCTGCCTCTGATGATGAGGAAGATGATGAAGATGAGGATGAAGACGACGAAGAAGATgaggatgatgaggatgatgaagAAGATG ACTCTGAAGAAGAACCTATGGAGGTTGTGCCAACCAAAGGCAAGAAAGCCACAAAAGCTGTTCCTGTGAAGGCCAAGAGCACAGCTGAGGATGAAGAAGATGatgaagatgaagaggaggacgatgaagatgatgaagaggaggaggaggaggacgatgAAGATGAGGACGATGAAGAGGAAGGTG AGCCTGTTAAAGAAGCACCTGGAAAACGAAAGAAGGAGATGGCCAAACAGAAAGCTGCTCCTGAAGCCAAGAAGCAGAAAGTGGAAG CCACAGAACCAACTACAGCTTTCAATCTCTTTATTGGAAACTTGAACTTCAGCAAAACTGCTTCTGAATTAAAAACGGGTATCAGTGACGTTTTTGCTAAAAATGATCTTGCTGTTGTGGATGTCAGAATTGGTATGTCTCG GAAGTTTGGCTATGTGGATTTTGAATCTGCTGAAGACCTAGAAAAAGCCTTGGAACTCACTGGTTTAAAAGTCTTTGGTaatgaaattaaactagaaaaaCCAAAGGGAAAAGACAGTAAAAAAG ATCGAGATGCGAGAACACTTTTGGCTAAAAATCTGCCTTATAAAGTTACTCAGGACGAATTAAAAGAAGTGTTTGAAGATGCCATGGAGATCAGATTAGTCAGCAAGGATGGAAAGAGTAAAGG GATTGCTTATATTGAATTTAAGACAGAAGCTGATGCAGAGAAAACCTTGGAAGAAAAGCAGGGAACAGAAATAGATGGGCGATCCATTTCCCTGTACTACACCGGAGAGAAAGGTCAAAGTCAAGACTATAGAGGTGGAAAGAATAGCACTTGGAGTG GTGAATCAAAAACTCTGGTTTTGAGCAACCTCTCCTACAGTGCAACAGAAGAAACTCTTCAGGAAGTGTTTGAGAAGGCAACCTCTATCAAAGTGGCCCAGAACCAAAATGGCAAATCTAAAGG GTATGCATTTATAGAATTTGCTTCATTTGAAGATGCTAAAGAGGCTTTAAATTCCTGTAATAAGAGAGAAATTGAGGGCAGAGCAATCAGGCTGGAGTTGCAAGGACCCAGGGGATCACCTAATGCAAGAAGCC AGCCGTCCAAAACTCTGTTCGTCAAAGGCTTGTCTGAGGAGACTACAGAAGAGACATTAAAGGAGTCGTTCGATGGCTCCGTCCGGGCCAGGATAGTCACGGACCGGGAGACGGGATCTTCCAAAGG GTTTGGTTTTGTAGACTTCAACAGTGAGGAAGATGCCAAAGCAGCCAAGGAGGCCATGGAAGATGGTGAAATTGATGGAAACAAAGTCACGTTGGACTGGGCTAAGCCTAAGGGTGAAGGTGGCTTTGGGGGTCGCGGCGGAGGCAGAGGTGGCTTTGGAGGCCGAGGTGGTGGCAGAGGAGGCCGAGGAGGATTCGGTGGCCGAGGCCGGGGAGGTTTCGGAG GCAGAGGCGGCTTtcggggaggcagaggaggcggCGGCGACCACAAGCCACAAGGAAAGAAGACGAAGTTTGAATAG
- the NCL gene encoding nucleolin isoform X3 codes for MVKLAKAGKNQGDPKKMAPPPKQVEEDSEDEEMSEDEDDESSEEEVIIPQKGKKAATTPGKKVIVSPAKKVAATPAKKAVVTPGKKAAATPALGKKAAATPAKAVATPGKKGGTPGKALVAAPGKKGAATPAKGAKNGKNAKKEDSDEEEDDDSEDDDEEDEDEDEDEFEPEVRKAAAVTAASDDEEDDEDEDEDDEEDEDDEDDEEDEPVKEAPGKRKKEMAKQKAAPEAKKQKVEATEPTTAFNLFIGNLNFSKTASELKTGISDVFAKNDLAVVDVRIGMSRKFGYVDFESAEDLEKALELTGLKVFGNEIKLEKPKGKDSKKDRDARTLLAKNLPYKVTQDELKEVFEDAMEIRLVSKDGKSKGIAYIEFKTEADAEKTLEEKQGTEIDGRSISLYYTGEKGQSQDYRGGKNSTWSGESKTLVLSNLSYSATEETLQEVFEKATSIKVAQNQNGKSKGYAFIEFASFEDAKEALNSCNKREIEGRAIRLELQGPRGSPNARSQPSKTLFVKGLSEETTEETLKESFDGSVRARIVTDRETGSSKGFGFVDFNSEEDAKAAKEAMEDGEIDGNKVTLDWAKPKGEGGFGGRGGGRGGFGGRGGGRGGRGGFGGRGRGGFGGRGGFRGGRGGGGDHKPQGKKTKFE; via the exons ATGGTGAAGCTCGCAAAG GCTGGTAAAAACCAGGGTGACCCCAAGAAAATGGCTCCTCCTCCGAAGCAGGTAGAAGAAGACAGTGAAGATGAAGAAATGTCagaagatgaagatgatgaaAGCAGTGAAGAAGAG gTTATCATTCCTCAGAAAGGCAAGAAGGCTGCCACAACTCCAGGAAAGAAGGTGATTGTTTCCCCAGCAAAAAAGGTTGCAGCCACGCCAGCCAAGAAAGCAGTTGTCACCCCTGGCAAAAAGGCGGCAGCTACGCCAGCTCTTGGCAAAAAGGCAGCAGCTACGCCAGCCAAAGCAGTGGCCACACCTGGCAAGAAGGGAGGCACACCAGGTAAAGCACTGGTGGCAGCCCCTGGTAAGAAGGGAGCCGCCACGCCAGCCAAGGGAGCCAAGAATGGCAAAAATGCGAAGAAGGAAGATAGTGATGAGGAAGAAGATGATGACagtgaagatgatgatgaagaggatgaggatgaagatgaggatgaaTTTGAGCCAGAAGTGAGGAAAGCTGCTGCTGTCACTGCTGCCTCTGATGATGAGGAAGATGATGAAGATGAGGATGAAGACGACGAAGAAGATgaggatgatgaggatgatgaagAAGATG AGCCTGTTAAAGAAGCACCTGGAAAACGAAAGAAGGAGATGGCCAAACAGAAAGCTGCTCCTGAAGCCAAGAAGCAGAAAGTGGAAG CCACAGAACCAACTACAGCTTTCAATCTCTTTATTGGAAACTTGAACTTCAGCAAAACTGCTTCTGAATTAAAAACGGGTATCAGTGACGTTTTTGCTAAAAATGATCTTGCTGTTGTGGATGTCAGAATTGGTATGTCTCG GAAGTTTGGCTATGTGGATTTTGAATCTGCTGAAGACCTAGAAAAAGCCTTGGAACTCACTGGTTTAAAAGTCTTTGGTaatgaaattaaactagaaaaaCCAAAGGGAAAAGACAGTAAAAAAG ATCGAGATGCGAGAACACTTTTGGCTAAAAATCTGCCTTATAAAGTTACTCAGGACGAATTAAAAGAAGTGTTTGAAGATGCCATGGAGATCAGATTAGTCAGCAAGGATGGAAAGAGTAAAGG GATTGCTTATATTGAATTTAAGACAGAAGCTGATGCAGAGAAAACCTTGGAAGAAAAGCAGGGAACAGAAATAGATGGGCGATCCATTTCCCTGTACTACACCGGAGAGAAAGGTCAAAGTCAAGACTATAGAGGTGGAAAGAATAGCACTTGGAGTG GTGAATCAAAAACTCTGGTTTTGAGCAACCTCTCCTACAGTGCAACAGAAGAAACTCTTCAGGAAGTGTTTGAGAAGGCAACCTCTATCAAAGTGGCCCAGAACCAAAATGGCAAATCTAAAGG GTATGCATTTATAGAATTTGCTTCATTTGAAGATGCTAAAGAGGCTTTAAATTCCTGTAATAAGAGAGAAATTGAGGGCAGAGCAATCAGGCTGGAGTTGCAAGGACCCAGGGGATCACCTAATGCAAGAAGCC AGCCGTCCAAAACTCTGTTCGTCAAAGGCTTGTCTGAGGAGACTACAGAAGAGACATTAAAGGAGTCGTTCGATGGCTCCGTCCGGGCCAGGATAGTCACGGACCGGGAGACGGGATCTTCCAAAGG GTTTGGTTTTGTAGACTTCAACAGTGAGGAAGATGCCAAAGCAGCCAAGGAGGCCATGGAAGATGGTGAAATTGATGGAAACAAAGTCACGTTGGACTGGGCTAAGCCTAAGGGTGAAGGTGGCTTTGGGGGTCGCGGCGGAGGCAGAGGTGGCTTTGGAGGCCGAGGTGGTGGCAGAGGAGGCCGAGGAGGATTCGGTGGCCGAGGCCGGGGAGGTTTCGGAG GCAGAGGCGGCTTtcggggaggcagaggaggcggCGGCGACCACAAGCCACAAGGAAAGAAGACGAAGTTTGAATAG